The genomic interval TTGTGTCACATTGAGCGAAGTCGAAATGCTTTGCGGGGCTTCGACTTCGCTCAGCCTGACAACAGGAAATATTTTTGCCACAGATTAAAAGGATTATATGGATTTTTCTATTCTTAATAAAAAGAAATCCTAATAATCCTTTTAATCTGTGGCAGAAAAAAAAACTATTTCAATAACTCAATCTGGTTTCGGTTGAGTTTGACCAGTCCGCGCTGTTCCATTTTTTTGAGTAATCTAGAAACCACTTCGCGAGAAGTATTCAATTCGGTTGCAATTTCCTGATGCGAGAGATTTACTTCAGAACAACCACAGGCATCAGAATGCCTTTTTAAGTAAAATTCCAATCGTTCGTCCATAGAGCGGAAAGCGATATTATCGACCACTTCTAGAACTTCTTCAAAACGGCTTCTGTAGGTTTCAATTACAAATTCGTACCAAGATCTGTGTTCCATCATCCATTTATCCATTGATTGTAGCGGAATCATCATTACAGAAACATCTTCGACCACTTTTGCCATAATCTGACTTTTCTCGCTTTTAACTGTGCAAATCATCGAAATTGCGCAAGCTTGACCTGGCTGTAAATAATACAATAAAAACTCGCCGCCATCTTCTCCTTCACGATAAATCTTGATTTTACCTTTGGTAATCAAAGCTGTATTTTTAATATACTGCCCAGTGCGCATTAAAATAGTTCCTGCTTCAAAATCTTGAAGTGTTCCATTTTTTTCTATGGTTTCGATAAGTTCGTTGGAGAAATTTGGAAAGATGTTTTTTAATGAATTTTGCATGGACTTTGTTTTTTAGCCATGAATTGCTCAAATCAATTTGTGGAAATTTGTGTAATTCGTGGCAGAGTATTTTATCAAAAAGAAATCAAAAGCTATGATTGATTGCAAAGATAATAGATTGAAATGGGATTAATTATCAGAAAATTAGATTTCATATCAATTTTATGTAAATGAAAAAATCCTATTTTCTATCGATTTTGTGGACTGAATTTTTAAAAATAGTAACTAAATTTGTAATTCACTGATTATAATTGTTTCTCTAAAACGTTTTCTGAGAATAATAATCGAAATCGCATTTGGTACGTTTTTTATATATAGAAACGTCGTAATTTTACAAAAACACATTTTATTATGAATTTATCACAAGAAGATTGGGTTGCTCAGTTAAACGCTGACGAAAATGCAGTAATACTTGACGTAAGAACTGAAGACGAATTTAATGATGGCTACATTGAGAATGCTCTAAATATTGATATCAATAAAGGGCAAGGTTTTATTTATGAAATTGAAGAATTAGATAAAAATAAAAATTATTACGTATACTGTCGTTCTGGAGCAAGAAGTGCAAAAGCATGCCAGGTTATGAACGAACTGGGTATACAAAACGCTTACAATTTGCTTGGAGGAATCCTGGATTGGGAAGGCGAAACAGTACAACCATAAAAGAAGAAGAGGCATACAAAAGCCTCTTTTTTCTTTTGAAAATAGAATTACCAGACCATTAAATAACCAAACTATGAGTTTTATACCAGAAGAATATCAGATTAATACGCTGATAAATCAAGATACTTATCTTGTAAACGGAGAATTGAAACAATGGACAGGGCAAACCACACCTGTGTTTTCTACTATTTCTTCAACAGAGAAATATTCTCCAACCTTATTAGGATCTATTCCTTTTATGGCAGAAAAAGAAGCGGCAGAAGTTGTAGAAGCTGCTACCAATGCGTACGATATGGGGCAAGGTTTATGGCCAACTATGAAAGTTGTCGATCGTATTAAAAGCATGGAAAATTTTGTGAGACAAATGAAAGAAACTCGCGAAGAAGTGGTAAAATACTTGATGTGGGAAATCGGAAAATCATTAGGAGATTCACAAAAAGAATTCGACAGAACAGTAGAATACATTTACGATACTATTGCCAGTTATAAAGAATTAAACGGACGCAGCTCGCATTTTGAAAAAGTGCAAGGTGTAAATGCTATGATTCGTCGTGGACCTCTTGGTGTTGTTTTGTGTCTTGGTCCTTATAATTACCCATTAAACGAGACT from Flavobacterium sp. YJ01 carries:
- a CDS encoding Crp/Fnr family transcriptional regulator; its protein translation is MQNSLKNIFPNFSNELIETIEKNGTLQDFEAGTILMRTGQYIKNTALITKGKIKIYREGEDGGEFLLYYLQPGQACAISMICTVKSEKSQIMAKVVEDVSVMMIPLQSMDKWMMEHRSWYEFVIETYRSRFEEVLEVVDNIAFRSMDERLEFYLKRHSDACGCSEVNLSHQEIATELNTSREVVSRLLKKMEQRGLVKLNRNQIELLK
- a CDS encoding rhodanese-like domain-containing protein, translated to MNLSQEDWVAQLNADENAVILDVRTEDEFNDGYIENALNIDINKGQGFIYEIEELDKNKNYYVYCRSGARSAKACQVMNELGIQNAYNLLGGILDWEGETVQP